The sequence GAGACGGAAGACCCACAGTAAGCAGACTAAGTTTCCACGAGGCTTATCGATGGCCAGGCGGAACTCCAGGTTGAGGAGTTACTCTATCATTTTTAACTACTTATAGTATCAGAGATTGAGAATTAATAAAAAGAAACCAATACCAATCTCTTCTATTCTTAAGCTAAAGTATAATCAACAAAAACACGTTAGAGCAGTCTCCACATGCATGGAAACTTCCTTAAACCTGGCAAAACCTACAGGGCAGTCTCCACAAATGCAGAtatttccccactcttcattgcacTGTGATATAAGACTATGTACACATACGAACTTTACATACCGCATAAGAGAACATGTCATCCTTCCCAACTAACTTTTTGTTGCTATAAAGAATAAGAAGATAAACAATCCAGATAATTTCAGACTTTGGATCAGCCTCAAGAGTCCGTGACAACACCGTCAGAGCCTGCAAAACTCAAGATTTGAGATAGTGAGAAAAATGGCTTATAGTATGATACCACAGGGAACCATGGTAATCCAAGAGTTACCTTTTTAAGTAGAGTTACCTTTTTAAGACCCTCTATTTTGTTAACCTCCTGactgagaaaaagaagagctgTCTCCAGGGATTGGGCATTGTTAGCCAGATCGTGCTTCAGTTGATTTTACCATGCAAGGGAAAAACAACCACGTAAACCAGTCGCACTAATGAGACCAATAATTTTGAAGAACAAGCATATACAAAACACTAAACAAACATTGaaacaaataatgaaaataatggTGATGGAAATGCCAAATCAATGTCTGaaagcaatgaaaaaaaatcacaaaatatatGTTTGGTGCAGGGGCAGTAAATCAGTCATTGTGGACTCATACACAGGATTTGGGGTACAAAATACCAAATACCGAAACAGATGACAGGCAAAAGTTGAAAGAAACGCCGACATAGATATTCTTAAATTGAAATTCTACTAATCTACACACTTTGTTTCCCAAAAACACAAATGCTAGATGTTTTCTGCATTATTTTTGCAGTTTCAGTTAGCTATCTCTCGTCCATTCATATACTGGGGTCCACCAGCAGTAACaacagatttttaaaaaatcaccaaaaaaaataaatacagaaAAGAAATGTACAAACCACTACACCATTTCTACTCTGGAAATATGATGACTGCCTATTCCAAGTTCCATGGATCTCAACGCGACCATTGCTACCAAACACGAGGCACTCATTAGCAGAAAAATCCTTTTGAAGTGAATTTGACAAAGCCAAGTAAATGCTGAAACACTTTAGCCAGCATTCTCCAATTCTCCAAGATACAACAGACTGAGATAAATGTGGATTGACTTTCAAACTGTCCAAACTAACTAGGTAAGTTGGCAGAGTCAAAACATTGCGAAATTTTGAAAGTCCTCTAGCAACATTCAGTTCGTCCTTCTGTGATGTTAATCCATCCTGACAATCTGCAGAAGAATGATTTCGAAAATTAAATCTATGACGTGATGTACCCAAAATCTTAATCAGACAATTCATACCAGCTCTACAAGAATCATCATGCTTACGCTGACATGTATCTCCATTAGAGAACTCCTTACAATGTTGCCAGGGACATTCATCATTGTTGCACTTTCCTCGGAGTTCATACATACAGAAGGGCCAAAAAGGATTAACTGTGATATTGCAGGTATAAgaatcaatttctttttgaaGTATATCCGCAAAGCTCGCCTCTATGGAATTTGGTACCAGATGAAGCTTCTGGATATCATGAGTGCTGACACAAGCAACATCTTCAGTGTAATAATCATATCTCTGACTCTGTTGATTTCTACTCTGCAATCCTAATAAACTGAATGGGGCCACAACTTGCACATGAGAAAATGTACTCCTCAAGCATTCTCCTACATAAGACTGGCTATGGATATGGACAGGAACCTCTGATATACTTCTTTCAGGCCCATCCAAGCCTGAATGAGAAAGCAACGCAAATAAGGTtatagagaaaatgaaaagatcATAAAGTACAGCACCCCTTTCTCATATGCTACATTACATAATACCAAATAGGTCCTCATAAATCAGACAATAAGCCTGATTCCGAGTTTTCAATACACATTTTACCATATTTCCTGCAATTCTACACAGAATATGTTTTATTTTGCTACAAGAAGGCATCTTCTATTCCAGAATAACACAGAAGCCATGCGTAAAACACTATAGATTGAGATATCAGCTATCTAAACTAAGATTATACTGGCATGTCAAAGTGAACTTTCAAATCCTTAAAAAGTCATTGGCTAACAGCTCTTAGCTTGTAAATGAAATTGAAGTTTTCACAGTTCTATAAGCACAAAGTAACAAAGTAAGAATAAAGTTTCTTCCAAAACAATCTTAGACGACTTGGACAACCAACTTGATAGACTCACAATGAAGAATCTAACATGCACTTTTATTGACACACTGAAATTTTGAACTATTTTGTTGAATAAAGAACACAACTTTCCATTTTACTTTACAATACAATTTGCAAGAAGAATTCATACCATGATCACACAGAGATACACACACATGTGCTACAAGATGTCTAGATATGGCACTGACAACAAAAGATTCGACACAAATTGGGAAGCCCATGAGTAAAATACTATGAACTTTATTCACTGGAATGATCAATCAGTTCAATATTCATTATGAAACCACAGGAGATGGCTAAATATTTTTCATGGACAGGATAGTGTCAAACAATTAACAACTTTAATTAGTGCAACATTACCTTTCAGATTTTTCACTGCCTCCATTAATGATAGATTGCTATTACTCATCTGATTTTTTTCTCCTGATACATCATCAGCTGCTTGATCATCTACAATATCTATGCTGTTATGTAAACCACAATTATTTCCCGAAGCTCTCATTTGTAACCGTGCGAACAGCTCAGATCGTAATTTTGTTTCAAGAAGCAAATCTGGGGAGCTATCATTGGAAAAATCTATGTTCGACTCGTGATTTTTATCCTTTTGCTGTCCCATAGAATCTGGCACTTTCTGCTGAGACTTGAAGCTGGATTGGAGAGACTCATGGTTCAGTTGAGATGTCCCTTCATCTTCATCACCTGAGATATTAGGATCACTAGATAGAGACCTCACTCCATAAGTAGCAACCCAGTCGTTACGACGCAATGGCTCTGATGTACTAATATCAGGTTCACTGCATGGTTCAGACCCCAAGTTCTGCTCATTCACATGACCATAAGACACATTAACTGGACCGCCATTGACATATGGGACATTTAAATCATATCCCATTTGGTTAAAACCATCGCACTCCGTTTGCATGCGATCACTTCCTGTGGGTATCAGTTCCATACCTTTAGACATGCCATTAGAGAAATCCAAACCCCTTCCTACGTGCTCATTCTGTCTCGAGGTCAACAGTAAACCAGAATCATTCATAATAAGAGATTGGAACCGGGCTGCATATATCTCCCTTCTATGATAAAGATCTTTACATTTAGCGTTAGCCTCAATCAAAGCCCTCTGGGCTTTTCGATAAGCTTTAAGAGCAgttctttcttcaatttcacattTGTGCCTGTGCTCTTGAGCTTCCTCAAGCTCCTTGTCCAGCAATTCCTCCATTTCATCCAGTGACTGTATATCATAGTTGCTGGGTGCTGCAAAACTCCCATTACCCAAATATTTCGAGAGGCTTTCATTTTTCAGAGATTCCTGAAACAACGACATCACCAACCAAAAAATTGATCAGATTGAGGGAAAATATTGTAATGGGAACAGGGTTACAGGAGAGATATAAAGagcaaataaaaaatgcaacacgaatttttttttaagtcaaaaaaatatatatgcaacaaccaaatgcacaaaaagactTTATATTTTGGGACCTGGGTACAAAGTACACTGTTCAATGGGGGCTGAAGTGATTGACCCTCAGATACGACTCGACATAATTGGCTGCTTCTCAATTTTTGATCActtcctgctgctgctgctgcgacAAAAGACGTTGGTGGATGGTTTCCAGCACAGTTAGTTGGATGGTTCAACTTCTTGCCATTCTGTAAAGTTACTCCATATTAAGAACTGACACTAAATATGAAGCAATTTTGATATGCGTAAATTCGTAATCGACTGAAAAATAACACAAGTTATATTCCATATAAGATTTTAGAGGCCTACACTGTAATAGCAATGCAGCTACAAATTCCACTCCACAACTTCAAAAAATTTGCTTCATGGTACCCAATATATTTAAGTTAGCAACCGCGAACCTTTGCACTGTCAGAATTGCTTAACTACAACCTAGATGACACAAGTTCAAACCATGGCAACAGAGTCTGAGCAACGAGAGTGAAAGGCAGTGCATATCTGCTCCTCTCATATCAGCTACCACTTTACGGGAGCCTTCTGCATTGGatgttattttttatgtttaactGCCAAAGCAAGTACGGAACAGCATTCAACAGTCATGTTCCTCTACATTGATTGGAAAGTTCGTAAAAATACAGGAGTCTGCTTTTGGGAAAATAAATCTTCGAATATTCACAGAATCCTGTGCAACACGAACTCCGACTGCCCGACATATACTATGGTGTGAATTATGAAATGTGAATTTACACGCACATGtatatcaaataaataatataatgcCACCAAAAAATTATCTAAACAAAAGATATccaatatatgtatatggtaCTTGGcaggaaagaaaggaaaaaaaaattgtcaaagatATGACATAGAATAACTTACATAGCTATTTGGAAAAGTACTTGAAGCCATATTAGTCAACATCGTGACTCGGCTCTTCACAACAGGAGGATCTTCTTGTCTAACATTTCCAGATTGATGATTAGAGTTGATATCATGAACTGCAGTACATGGCCACCATATTTTCATAGAGGTATAAGATACAATccaaaataaagacaaaaataaaaaagacatgTACTCATCATCTATCCCAAACCTCTTCGATTTGCTGATGAAACAGTCACCCCCTTATCATCTTTCCTTTGCCGTTTAACAATATTTGACTCCATTCCACTCAAAGGAGTTCCTTCCTGCCCTTTCCTATTCCGCAGATTGCTGTTCTCTGGTTCTTGCTCTTTAAagttaaaatttgattttgcaGGAACTTTTTGTTGCCGTCTATCTGCATTGTGCATGGTGGAATCAGATCCACTAACTTTTAAGCGTTTCAAGTCAGGTTCTTTTGGTTCTGAGAGTGCAACATCAGCAGAAACTGCGGCGGATTTCCTAGCTGCATCAGTGCTTTGCTTCATCGCATTAAAATCCCCACATGACACTGAGACTGGTTCCTTATTTTGCACTGCAGCTTTAAGCTTCATTTCACTTTCCCGAAGTGCAATCCGTTGCCTTAAGTCCTCAAGTTTACCATTGTTCAAACCCACACCTTGATTGGATCCACTATCTTGGCTTGCTAAATTTTTGTTCAAGGTTTTATAATTTCCTACTCGAGATCCTTGCTCAACTATTGGGGGACCAGAAACCCTGGAATTGGCACCTCCATTGATTTTAGACTTAGTCATTAGACGACTTACAGATGATTTCTTTGGTATGACTTTTTTATTTCTCAATGTTTGTTGTAAGTTGTTCGGCTTTGATAATGATGAAGTAGGTGGTGTCCAACCAATATTCAACCCAGTATTGTTGCTTTTAATTTCTACAGCCTCTTCTTGTCTGTTATCCTCAAAGTCACTACCACTATCATTATCTGAGAAGCTTATCACAAGGTTATTGTTGTCGACTGAAGGCGCATACCAACCAGAGTTAGATGATTTCAGAGGTGCTCGTGTTGTCTCCAAACTCTTATAACTAATCTGTTCTTTATTAGTTTGGCATTGAACCTCAACCGAGCTTGGATTGTTATTGCCAGAGATGGTCCTCCCTGTAGAGGTAAGTAAGGTATTCAATGCATTTTAGAGAAAGATAGATGAGATCCAATTTGAATCTAGATTTGATAGCCGAAAGATCAGCACATTAAAAGCTTGAATCATTATTGCCACAAGATTTCCAACTTAAAAGATACAAACAAATACTAATCCAAATGCTAATTATAAAAGACCTAGGGTGAGAGGAAAAGAGGGATGGCAAGGAGGGGAACCCATTTCTAGCCTAGAAATGATTATTGATACTCACCTGCCTGGTTGCTTTCAGTTAATTTGTTCAACAAAGAACCTTCAACGGGGACAGTAATTGGGGTAATAGCACCAGTGCACTCTGCAGGACGGTAAACAAGATTTTCCTGTGtgataaaaagaaaacattgaGGATTCGAGAGAGATATTCAGAAACCTACAAAATCTTGGCAACCAATAACCAGTTCACCATAGTTGCATGAAGTTTCAAATGAAAATGCATTGAtatcccaaatcccaattacaaGAAACCTACATTCAGATCATAATACCATCTAAACACAAccaaaattgaattttgaatgaaaaaaataacTAAAGGGAAGATTAAATTGAAAGTTGTGCCATGAAATATTAGAGCATCTTCTGGAAAGTCTCGACGTATATAGTCAAAGACGACCAGTAATTATGAGCTTGACCTGCTAAATCACAATACACTTCACTTCACTGCATTGCATTGCATTGCCAAGAAACTCAAGctagaaaacaaagaaacaaattgAATTTCCAAATCTTAGATTTCTCATTTTGCACTCAAATAGATTTCTTAG is a genomic window of Tripterygium wilfordii isolate XIE 37 chromosome 16, ASM1340144v1, whole genome shotgun sequence containing:
- the LOC119980430 gene encoding uncharacterized protein LOC119980430 isoform X1, with translation MEDISNSANANPNSELSNKPSKSSREEGELSSSEDDENLVYRPAECTGAITPITVPVEGSLLNKLTESNQAGRTISGNNNPSSVEVQCQTNKEQISYKSLETTRAPLKSSNSGWYAPSVDNNNLVISFSDNDSGSDFEDNRQEEAVEIKSNNTGLNIGWTPPTSSLSKPNNLQQTLRNKKVIPKKSSVSRLMTKSKINGGANSRVSGPPIVEQGSRVGNYKTLNKNLASQDSGSNQGVGLNNGKLEDLRQRIALRESEMKLKAAVQNKEPVSVSCGDFNAMKQSTDAARKSAAVSADVALSEPKEPDLKRLKVSGSDSTMHNADRRQQKVPAKSNFNFKEQEPENSNLRNRKGQEGTPLSGMESNIVKRQRKDDKGVTVSSANRRVHDINSNHQSGNVRQEDPPVVKSRVTMLTNMASSTFPNSYNGKKLNHPTNCAGNHPPTSFVAAAAAGSDQKLRSSQLCRVVSEGQSLQPPLNSVLCTQESLKNESLSKYLGNGSFAAPSNYDIQSLDEMEELLDKELEEAQEHRHKCEIEERTALKAYRKAQRALIEANAKCKDLYHRREIYAARFQSLIMNDSGLLLTSRQNEHVGRGLDFSNGMSKGMELIPTGSDRMQTECDGFNQMGYDLNVPYVNGGPVNVSYGHVNEQNLGSEPCSEPDISTSEPLRRNDWVATYGVRSLSSDPNISGDEDEGTSQLNHESLQSSFKSQQKVPDSMGQQKDKNHESNIDFSNDSSPDLLLETKLRSELFARLQMRASGNNCGLHNSIDIVDDQAADDVSGEKNQMSNSNLSLMEAVKNLKGLDGPERSISEVPVHIHSQSYVGECLRSTFSHVQVVAPFSLLGLQSRNQQSQRYDYYTEDVACVSTHDIQKLHLVPNSIEASFADILQKEIDSYTCNITVNPFWPFCMYELRGKCNNDECPWQHCKEFSNGDTCQRKHDDSCRADCQDGLTSQKDELNVARGLSKFRNVLTLPTYLVSLDSLKVNPHLSQSVVSWRIGECWLKCFSIYLALSNSLQKDFSANECLVFGSNGRVEIHGTWNRQSSYFQSRNGVVHDLANNAQSLETALLFLSQEVNKIEGLKKVTLLKKALTVLSRTLEADPKSEIIWIVYLLILYSNKKLVGKDDMFSYAVKHNEGSYVLWLMYINSRGQLDERLSAFSNALLALCRNAYMLDGDGVCASAYILDLFLQMIECFCVSENVDMAIQKIYGLLSQATHSDEPLSLVSDILKCLTISDKCVFWICCVYLVIYRKLPDAVVQRFESQKELLGIEWPSVYILGDEKQRIMNLVEIAVDSVESSMNAESFNSEISLKSAHQFAINHIWCMEALGSRECARNLLDKYIKLYPSCLELSLMSARCHKHHSGALNFEGFEKVLNDWPKEVPGIQCIWNQYAEHALQHGRPDFIKELMVRWFNSVWKARHRQNETVGAMDSNSHCSPKSAWASNPDFSVPNLNHLDEMFGYLNLSLHKLLQEATSDVRLAMDSALKAADPDNFRHCVREHAIFLLTDELQLKEDLSICELLKYLKIYWDVARDLPVSEPLSRKFIKNIEKPRVQKLINDMLSPVSSEHSIVNVVLEAWYGPSLVPQNLLKPKELADFVESVLEMVPSNYPLAFAVCRLLSRDYNPADTASASVLFWASSILVNTIFNAVPIAPEYAWVEAAGILAKITGIEPVSERFYERALSVYPFSIKLWKCYYNLSKNWERTDAIVEAARAKGIGLL
- the LOC119980430 gene encoding uncharacterized protein LOC119980430 isoform X2: MEDISNSANANPNSELSNKPSKSSREEGELSSSEDDENLVYRPAECTGAITPITVPVEGSLLNKLTESNQAGRTISGNNNPSSVEVQCQTNKEQISYKSLETTRAPLKSSNSGWYAPSVDNNNLVISFSDNDSGSDFEDNRQEEAVEIKSNNTGLNIGWTPPTSSLSKPNNLQQTLRNKKVIPKKSSVSRLMTKSKINGGANSRVSGPPIVEQGSRVGNYKTLNKNLASQDSGSNQGVGLNNGKLEDLRQRIALRESEMKLKAAVQNKEPVSVSCGDFNAMKQSTDAARKSAAVSADVALSEPKEPDLKRLKVSGSDSTMHNADRRQQKVPAKSNFNFKEQEPENSNLRNRKGQEGTPLSGMESNIVKRQRKDDKGVTVSSANRRVHDINSNHQSGNVRQEDPPVVKSRVTMLTNMASSTFPNSYNGKKLNHPTNCAGNHPPTSFVAAAAAGSDQKLRSSQLCRVVSEGQSLQPPLNSVLCTQESLKNESLSKYLGNGSFAAPSNYDIQSLDEMEELLDKELEEAQEHRHKCEIEERTALKAYRKAQRALIEANAKCKDLYHRREIYAARFQSLIMNDSGLLLTSRQNEHVGRGLDFSNGMSKGMELIPTGSDRMQTECDGFNQMGYDLNVPYVNGGPVNVSYGHVNEQNLGSEPCSEPDISTSEPLRRNDWVATYGVRSLSSDPNISGDEDEGTSQLNHESLQSSFKSQQKVPDSMGQQKDKNHESNIDFSNDSSPDLLLETKLRSELFARLQMRASGNNCGLHNSIDIVDDQAADDVSGEKNQMSNSNLSLMEAVKNLKGLDGPERSISEVPVHIHSQSYVGECLRSTFSHVQVVAPFSLLGLQSRNQQSQRYDYYTEDVACVSTHDIQKLHLVPNSIEASFADILQKEIDSYTCNITVNPFWPFCMYELRGKCNNDECPWQHCKEFSNGDTCQRKHDDSCRADCQDGLTSQKDELNVARGLSKFRNVLTLPTYLVSLDSLKVNPHLSQSVVSWRIGECWLKCFSIYLALSNSLQKDFSANECLVFGSNGRVEIHGTWNRQSSYFQSRNGVVHDLANNAQSLETALLFLSQEVNKIEGLKKALTVLSRTLEADPKSEIIWIVYLLILYSNKKLVGKDDMFSYAVKHNEGSYVLWLMYINSRGQLDERLSAFSNALLALCRNAYMLDGDGVCASAYILDLFLQMIECFCVSENVDMAIQKIYGLLSQATHSDEPLSLVSDILKCLTISDKCVFWICCVYLVIYRKLPDAVVQRFESQKELLGIEWPSVYILGDEKQRIMNLVEIAVDSVESSMNAESFNSEISLKSAHQFAINHIWCMEALGSRECARNLLDKYIKLYPSCLELSLMSARCHKHHSGALNFEGFEKVLNDWPKEVPGIQCIWNQYAEHALQHGRPDFIKELMVRWFNSVWKARHRQNETVGAMDSNSHCSPKSAWASNPDFSVPNLNHLDEMFGYLNLSLHKLLQEATSDVRLAMDSALKAADPDNFRHCVREHAIFLLTDELQLKEDLSICELLKYLKIYWDVARDLPVSEPLSRKFIKNIEKPRVQKLINDMLSPVSSEHSIVNVVLEAWYGPSLVPQNLLKPKELADFVESVLEMVPSNYPLAFAVCRLLSRDYNPADTASASVLFWASSILVNTIFNAVPIAPEYAWVEAAGILAKITGIEPVSERFYERALSVYPFSIKLWKCYYNLSKNWERTDAIVEAARAKGIGLL